One Mycobacterium sp. 050128 genomic window carries:
- a CDS encoding CocE/NonD family hydrolase, whose translation MSMTSTRRAEPALHSLTEAGVNAAGRLLGLRPATTGYRVNRVEVPMRDGVRLVADHYAPATSSPAGTVLVRGPYGRGFPFSLLFARPYAARGYHVVLQSVRGTFGSAGVFEPMVNEATDGADTVAWLVEQPWFTGSFATIGPSYLGFTQWAILQKPPPQLAAAVITAGPHDFADSVYGTGSFAVSDFLGWSDLVAHQEDPIRLKSGIRQLRAPRRVAKAVAGAPFGASARRMLGAGAPWFESWVENPDPDHPFWERLRFGSSLDRVQVPVLLLGGWQDIFVRQTMQQYGRLRRRGIDVAMTIGPWTHTELLTKGLGTSLRETLDWLDTHLAGTASLGRPGRVRVCVTGQGWRNLPDWPPATSQRALYLRPGRYLDDTSPTDLPKLPPATFRYDPANPTPTIGGALLSPIGGYRDDSRLALRDDVLTFTSATLLHDLCVYGNPVVELAHRSNNPNVDLFVRVSEVFDIGAKGRSRNVSDGYRRLSAPAKTVKIELDPIAHRFRAGSRIRLLITGSWSPRYARNLGTGEPTLTARHLKPATHSITYGRSRLLLPIGPLDLSANGVANPGGDVG comes from the coding sequence GTGAGCATGACATCGACTCGACGAGCCGAACCCGCGCTGCACAGCCTGACCGAGGCCGGCGTCAACGCCGCGGGGCGGCTGCTCGGTCTGCGGCCGGCCACCACCGGTTACCGCGTGAACCGAGTCGAAGTCCCGATGCGCGACGGGGTGCGGCTGGTCGCCGATCACTACGCACCGGCCACCTCCAGCCCGGCCGGCACCGTGCTGGTGCGCGGACCCTACGGGCGTGGATTTCCGTTCTCGCTGTTGTTCGCCCGGCCGTATGCCGCGCGCGGCTACCACGTGGTGCTGCAAAGTGTGCGCGGGACGTTCGGCTCCGCCGGCGTATTCGAGCCGATGGTCAACGAGGCCACCGACGGCGCCGACACGGTCGCCTGGTTGGTCGAGCAGCCGTGGTTCACCGGCAGCTTTGCCACGATCGGACCGTCCTATCTGGGCTTCACCCAATGGGCGATATTGCAGAAGCCACCGCCCCAGCTGGCCGCGGCGGTGATCACCGCGGGCCCGCACGATTTCGCGGACTCGGTCTACGGCACCGGGTCGTTTGCGGTCAGCGACTTTCTGGGCTGGAGCGATCTCGTTGCCCATCAGGAAGACCCGATCCGCCTCAAGTCGGGCATCCGGCAACTGCGGGCGCCGCGACGGGTCGCCAAGGCGGTCGCCGGGGCGCCGTTCGGCGCGTCGGCCCGTCGGATGCTGGGCGCCGGGGCGCCGTGGTTCGAGTCGTGGGTGGAAAATCCCGACCCGGACCACCCATTCTGGGAACGGCTGCGGTTCGGCTCCTCACTGGATCGCGTGCAGGTGCCGGTGCTGTTGCTCGGTGGCTGGCAGGACATCTTCGTACGGCAAACGATGCAGCAATACGGCCGCCTGCGCCGCCGCGGCATCGACGTCGCGATGACGATCGGCCCCTGGACACACACCGAGCTGCTCACCAAGGGGCTGGGCACCAGCCTGCGCGAAACACTGGACTGGCTGGACACCCATCTGGCGGGCACCGCGTCGCTCGGCCGCCCCGGCAGGGTCCGCGTTTGCGTCACCGGCCAGGGCTGGCGCAACCTGCCGGACTGGCCGCCCGCCACCTCGCAACGCGCGCTGTACCTGCGGCCCGGCCGCTACCTGGACGACACGTCGCCCACCGACCTGCCGAAGCTGCCGCCGGCGACCTTCCGCTACGACCCCGCCAATCCGACGCCGACCATCGGCGGTGCGCTGCTATCTCCGATCGGCGGCTACCGCGACGACAGTCGCCTCGCGTTGCGCGACGACGTGCTGACCTTCACCAGCGCCACCCTGCTGCACGATCTGTGCGTATACGGGAACCCGGTCGTCGAGCTGGCGCACCGCTCGAACAATCCGAACGTCGACCTGTTCGTTCGGGTCAGCGAGGTCTTCGATATCGGGGCCAAGGGCCGGTCGCGCAACGTCAGCGATGGCTACCGGCGGCTGTCCGCGCCGGCGAAGACCGTCAAGATCGAACTCGACCCGATCGCGCACCGCTTCCGCGCCGGCTCGCGGATCCGGCTGCTTATCACCGGCAGCTGGTCGCCCCGCTACGCGCGCAACCTGGGCACCGGCGAGCCGACGCTGACGGCGCGGCATCTGAAACCGGCTACCCACAGCATCACCTACGGGCGCTCCCGGCTGCTGCTTCCGATCGGGCCGCTCGACCTGTCAGCCAACGGCGTCGCGAATCCGGGCGGCGACGTCGGCTAG
- a CDS encoding DUF3558 domain-containing protein, translating to MFTKVRLLGALGAVMTAVVLGWHGAPPAPTGGGKTVDLRSTAQPMETTMKSPIIATTDPSPFDPCRDIPFDALQRLGLAFTPPEPQDGLRCQFDAGNYQLAVEPIIWRTYEQSLPPDALETTIQGHRAATYWVLKPTYHNSYWFFSCMVAFKTSYGVLQQALFYSTVYSNPEVDCPSTNLQRANDLMPYYKF from the coding sequence ATGTTTACCAAGGTGCGCCTGCTCGGGGCGCTCGGTGCGGTGATGACAGCGGTCGTGCTGGGCTGGCACGGCGCGCCGCCCGCACCCACCGGCGGCGGCAAGACCGTCGATCTGCGGTCGACGGCGCAGCCGATGGAAACCACGATGAAGAGCCCGATCATCGCCACCACCGACCCGAGCCCGTTCGATCCGTGCCGGGACATCCCGTTCGACGCGCTGCAGCGGCTCGGGCTGGCGTTCACCCCGCCCGAGCCCCAGGACGGCCTGCGCTGCCAATTCGACGCCGGCAACTATCAGCTGGCCGTCGAGCCCATCATCTGGCGCACCTACGAGCAGTCCCTGCCCCCCGACGCCCTCGAGACCACGATCCAGGGGCACCGCGCCGCGACCTACTGGGTGCTGAAACCGACCTACCACAACAGCTACTGGTTCTTCTCCTGCATGGTGGCGTTCAAGACCAGCTACGGCGTGCTGCAGCAGGCGCTGTTCTACTCGACCGTCTACTCCAACCCCGAGGTCGACTGCCCGTCGACCAACCTGCAGCGGGCCAACGACCTGATGCCGTACTACAAGTTCTAG
- a CDS encoding SHOCT domain-containing protein codes for MNAAVTPEAAGAVVDIAQRHGLSQEAVLSMLFALRAGGGTMAQFDIPELGGSGQWMRGGMTMVGNMFDNALKARVDALCNDLVQLLATTTVFPPATAHTQLDIGANNWWPADLGVPSSSGAQNDVRYAFFPGTRRLAIQIGGVTRVFDTGEHHIGGVQQQQGGGYGSVVFTSQLGTFGVSSLRDLGSAPAPEAHVAAPGTQSQSQYQHPPQPRSAPETPAPKPPSAASGGSAEIVAAIESLAGLHERGILSDEEFANKKAELLSRL; via the coding sequence ATGAACGCAGCGGTTACCCCCGAAGCCGCCGGCGCCGTCGTCGACATCGCGCAGCGCCACGGCCTGTCCCAAGAAGCAGTGCTGTCCATGCTGTTCGCCCTGCGCGCCGGCGGCGGCACGATGGCTCAGTTCGACATCCCCGAGCTCGGCGGGAGCGGGCAATGGATGCGGGGCGGAATGACGATGGTCGGCAACATGTTCGACAACGCGCTCAAGGCGCGCGTCGACGCGCTGTGCAACGACTTGGTTCAGCTGCTCGCGACCACCACGGTATTCCCACCCGCGACCGCGCACACCCAGCTGGATATCGGCGCGAACAACTGGTGGCCTGCCGACCTCGGCGTCCCGAGCTCGTCGGGCGCGCAGAACGACGTGCGCTACGCGTTCTTCCCCGGCACCCGGCGACTGGCAATCCAGATCGGCGGTGTGACAAGGGTTTTCGATACCGGGGAGCATCACATCGGCGGCGTGCAACAGCAGCAGGGCGGTGGATACGGCTCGGTGGTCTTCACCAGCCAACTCGGCACCTTCGGTGTGTCGAGTTTGCGTGACCTCGGTTCCGCGCCGGCGCCCGAAGCTCATGTCGCGGCGCCGGGAACGCAGTCCCAGTCGCAGTACCAGCATCCCCCGCAGCCGCGGTCGGCACCGGAGACGCCGGCGCCCAAGCCCCCTTCCGCCGCGTCCGGGGGTTCGGCGGAGATCGTCGCCGCCATCGAATCGCTGGCCGGGTTGCACGAGCGGGGCATCCTCTCCGACGAGGAATTCGCCAACAAGAAGGCCGAACTGCTCAGCCGGCTCTGA
- a CDS encoding DHH family phosphoesterase has protein sequence MTTIDPKTELARAPIAGARVDAVVAAELLSAATTIGVICHVHPDADTIGAGLALATVLDRSDKDVEVSFAAPATLPESLLSLPGCQLLVSPDRMRRDVDLVVTVDVPSRKRLGALGDAFGPDQPLLVIDHHASNEMFGTANYVDPSADSTTFLVAELLDAWGKPIDRDVAHCIYAGLTTDTGSFRWASARAFRLAARLVELGVDNAKISRTLMDTHPFVWLPLLSRVLGSAQLVPDAVEGRGLVYAVVDNQDWTSSRPEEVESIVDIVRTTQQAEVAAVFKEIDPQQWSVSMRAKAEVDLAAVASVFGGGGHRLAAGYSTSGPIDEVVASLRAALG, from the coding sequence GTGACGACCATCGACCCGAAGACTGAGCTGGCCCGCGCCCCGATCGCGGGGGCGCGGGTGGACGCCGTGGTTGCCGCCGAGTTGCTTTCGGCGGCAACGACAATCGGGGTGATCTGCCACGTCCATCCCGACGCCGACACCATCGGTGCAGGCTTGGCGCTGGCCACGGTGCTCGACCGAAGCGACAAAGACGTCGAGGTGAGCTTCGCCGCACCGGCCACGCTGCCGGAGTCGCTGCTTTCGCTGCCCGGGTGCCAGCTGCTGGTGAGCCCGGACAGGATGCGCCGGGACGTCGATTTGGTTGTGACGGTGGATGTTCCGAGCCGCAAGAGGCTCGGCGCGCTCGGCGACGCGTTCGGCCCGGACCAGCCGCTGCTGGTGATCGATCACCACGCCTCCAACGAGATGTTCGGTACCGCGAATTACGTTGACCCGTCCGCGGATTCGACGACGTTCTTGGTGGCCGAACTGCTCGACGCCTGGGGCAAGCCGATCGACCGCGACGTCGCGCACTGCATCTACGCCGGACTGACCACCGACACCGGCTCGTTCCGCTGGGCCAGTGCCCGCGCCTTCCGGCTGGCCGCCCGGCTGGTCGAGCTCGGTGTGGACAACGCCAAGATCAGCCGGACGCTGATGGACACGCACCCGTTCGTGTGGCTGCCACTGCTGTCGCGGGTGCTCGGCTCGGCGCAACTGGTGCCGGACGCGGTCGAGGGGCGTGGGCTGGTGTACGCGGTCGTCGACAACCAGGACTGGACCAGTTCACGTCCGGAGGAAGTCGAGAGCATCGTCGATATCGTGCGCACCACGCAGCAGGCCGAGGTCGCCGCGGTGTTCAAAGAAATTGACCCGCAACAGTGGTCGGTGTCGATGCGGGCGAAGGCCGAGGTGGACCTGGCCGCCGTCGCGTCGGTGTTCGGTGGCGGTGGCCACCGGCTCGCCGCCGGCTATTCGACCTCCGGCCCGATCGACGAGGTGGTGGCCTCGCTGCGGGCGGCGCTTGGTTAG
- a CDS encoding DUF2277 domain-containing protein, whose translation MCRNITELRGLQPSATAEEIAAAARQYVRKVSGITRPSAANVEAFEAAVAEVTQTTTRLLESLPPRRQPPKTVPPLRRPEVVARLAASK comes from the coding sequence ATGTGCCGGAACATCACCGAACTGCGCGGTTTGCAGCCGTCGGCCACCGCCGAGGAGATTGCCGCGGCGGCGCGCCAGTATGTGCGCAAAGTCAGTGGCATCACGCGCCCATCGGCCGCCAACGTCGAGGCGTTCGAGGCCGCGGTCGCCGAGGTCACGCAGACGACGACGCGCTTGCTGGAGTCGCTGCCGCCGCGGCGCCAGCCGCCCAAGACGGTGCCCCCGTTGCGCCGACCCGAGGTCGTCGCCCGCCTCGCCGCGTCGAAATGA
- the rbfA gene encoding 30S ribosome-binding factor RbfA, translating into MADPARARRLAKRINTIVASAIEFEIKDPRLDGVTIVDTKVTADLHDATVFYTVLGPTLDDEPDYEGAAAALERAKGTLRTMVGAGTGVRFTPTLTFTRDTTTDTVARMDELLARARAADADVARVRVGAKPAGEADPYRESGAATGAADGEDRGDDHRPED; encoded by the coding sequence ATGGCAGACCCTGCACGGGCGCGCCGGCTGGCCAAGAGGATCAACACCATCGTCGCCTCGGCGATCGAATTCGAGATCAAGGATCCGAGACTGGATGGGGTGACCATCGTCGACACGAAGGTGACCGCCGACCTGCACGACGCGACGGTGTTCTACACCGTGCTGGGACCCACACTGGACGACGAGCCCGACTACGAGGGGGCCGCTGCCGCGCTGGAGCGGGCCAAGGGAACGTTGCGCACCATGGTCGGTGCGGGCACCGGTGTGCGCTTCACTCCGACGCTGACGTTCACCCGGGACACGACGACCGACACCGTGGCGCGGATGGACGAGCTGCTGGCGCGTGCCCGTGCGGCCGACGCCGACGTGGCGCGGGTCCGGGTGGGGGCCAAGCCGGCCGGGGAGGCCGATCCCTACCGTGAGAGCGGGGCGGCGACGGGGGCAGCGGACGGCGAGGACCGCGGTGACGACCATCGACCCGAAGACTGA
- a CDS encoding DUF1802 family protein, translating into MTLTATTPALKEWSAAVHALLQGRQYVLLRKGGIGEKRFEVASSEFLLFPTVAHSHAERVRPEHRDLLAAAATDSTEDRLVIRAAAKVVAALEVNRPEQLPEIEDLHIWTAESVRADRLDFRPKHKLAALVVSVSPLVEPIRLTRTPEYGGCTSWVQLPVRPAFAAPTHDSVHDQAVLADVAARIRDAVG; encoded by the coding sequence ATGACGCTGACCGCAACGACGCCCGCGCTCAAGGAGTGGAGCGCGGCCGTGCATGCTCTGCTGCAGGGTCGTCAGTACGTGCTGTTACGCAAGGGCGGCATCGGGGAGAAGCGGTTCGAAGTCGCATCTTCGGAGTTCTTGCTGTTTCCGACGGTTGCGCACAGCCACGCCGAGCGGGTGCGGCCCGAGCATCGCGACCTGCTGGCCGCCGCGGCGACCGATAGTACCGAGGATCGGCTGGTGATCCGTGCGGCGGCGAAAGTGGTTGCGGCACTGGAGGTTAACCGGCCAGAGCAGCTGCCGGAGATCGAGGATCTGCACATCTGGACCGCCGAGTCGGTGCGTGCCGACCGGCTCGATTTCCGGCCCAAGCACAAACTCGCCGCGCTGGTGGTGTCGGTCAGCCCGCTGGTCGAGCCGATACGCCTGACCCGCACTCCCGAGTACGGCGGCTGCACCAGCTGGGTGCAGCTGCCCGTGCGGCCGGCCTTCGCGGCGCCGACCCACGACTCCGTTCATGACCAAGCCGTACTAGCCGACGTCGCCGCCCGGATTCGCGACGCCGTTGGCTGA
- a CDS encoding enoyl-CoA hydratase — protein MSDDILLISTDERVRTLTLNRPQSRNALSSALRDRFFGALTEAETDDDVDVVILTGADPVFCAGLDLKELGDSTALPDISPRWPSMTKPVIGAINGAAVTGGLELVLYCDIVIASEQARFADTHARVGLLPTWGLSVRLPQKVGVGLARRMSMTGDYLSAFDALRAGLATEVVPHDRLLPTARQVAASIVGNNQNAVRALLASYHRIDESQTSEGLWLEAMAARQFRTTGDDIAANREAVLQRGRAQVR, from the coding sequence ATGAGCGACGACATCCTGCTGATCTCCACCGACGAGCGGGTGCGCACCCTGACCCTGAACCGGCCGCAGTCCCGCAATGCGCTGTCCTCGGCGCTGCGGGATCGGTTCTTCGGGGCGCTGACGGAGGCCGAAACCGATGACGACGTCGACGTGGTGATCCTCACCGGCGCCGATCCGGTGTTCTGCGCCGGGCTGGATCTCAAGGAGCTGGGCGATTCGACGGCACTGCCCGACATTTCGCCGCGATGGCCATCGATGACCAAGCCGGTGATCGGCGCGATCAACGGAGCCGCGGTCACCGGCGGGCTGGAGCTGGTGCTGTACTGCGACATCGTGATCGCGTCGGAGCAGGCCCGCTTCGCCGACACCCACGCCCGGGTCGGCCTGCTGCCGACCTGGGGCCTGTCTGTTCGGCTGCCCCAGAAGGTGGGCGTGGGTCTGGCCCGGCGGATGAGCATGACCGGTGATTACCTGTCCGCTTTCGACGCGCTGCGCGCCGGGCTGGCCACCGAGGTGGTGCCGCACGACCGGCTGCTGCCCACGGCACGCCAGGTGGCCGCGTCGATCGTCGGCAACAACCAGAACGCCGTGCGCGCGCTGCTGGCCTCCTACCACCGCATCGACGAGTCGCAGACCAGCGAGGGCCTGTGGCTGGAAGCCATGGCGGCCAGGCAGTTTCGGACCACCGGCGACGACATCGCCGCCAACCGGGAGGCCGTGCTGCAACGCGGGCGGGCTCAGGTGCGGTAG
- the pptT gene encoding 4'-phosphopantetheinyl transferase PptT — MTADMLVSSVLPATSQTAHAMAYSEVYSDPPGLTPLPEEEPLIAKSVAKRRNEFITVRYCARIALSELGVAPAPILKGDKGEPCWPEGVVGSLTHCTGYRGAVVGRSAAVRSVGIDAEPHDVLPNGVLDAISLAEERAEIPQAMPDGLHWDRILFCAKEATYKAWFPLTKRWLGFEDAHISFEADGPAAGTFVSQILIDPGALSGPPLTALRGRWSVDRELVLTAIVL; from the coding sequence ATGACCGCAGACATGTTGGTGTCGTCGGTGTTGCCGGCGACCTCGCAGACGGCGCATGCGATGGCGTACTCGGAGGTGTACTCCGACCCGCCCGGCCTGACCCCGCTACCCGAAGAAGAGCCGCTGATCGCCAAGTCGGTGGCCAAGCGGCGCAACGAGTTCATCACCGTCAGGTACTGTGCGCGGATCGCGCTGAGCGAGCTGGGCGTGGCGCCGGCGCCAATCCTCAAGGGCGACAAGGGCGAACCCTGCTGGCCCGAGGGCGTGGTCGGCAGCCTCACGCACTGCACGGGGTATCGCGGTGCGGTGGTGGGGCGCAGTGCCGCGGTGCGCTCGGTGGGCATCGACGCCGAGCCGCACGACGTGTTGCCCAATGGCGTGCTGGACGCGATCAGCCTGGCCGAGGAGCGCGCCGAAATTCCGCAGGCGATGCCGGATGGTCTGCATTGGGATCGAATCCTGTTCTGCGCCAAGGAAGCAACGTACAAGGCGTGGTTCCCGCTGACCAAGCGATGGCTGGGTTTTGAAGACGCCCACATCAGCTTCGAGGCCGACGGCCCGGCGGCCGGCACGTTCGTCTCGCAGATCCTGATCGATCCTGGGGCGCTGTCGGGTCCGCCGCTGACCGCGCTGCGGGGCCGTTGGTCGGTCGACCGCGAACTCGTGCTGACCGCGATCGTGCTATGA
- the truB gene encoding tRNA pseudouridine(55) synthase TruB, which translates to MTESPTGPGLVVVDKPAGMTSHDVVGRCRRIFSTRRVGHAGTLDPMATGVLVIGVDRATKILGLLTASEKSYAATIRLGQTTSTEDAEGELLQTISASHVTDQAVAEAIAGLRGDIEQVPSAVSAIKVDGKRAYQRVREGEAVELKARPVRIDRFEVSATRRRGDVIDLDVDVDCSSGTYIRALARDLGTALGVGGHLTALRRSRVGRFELDQALTLDELAERPRLSWTLDEACLLVFPRRVLTPEEAEASSHGRPLSPTGIDGVYAASDDAGRVIALLRDEGSRTKSVVVIRPATMQNGTL; encoded by the coding sequence ATGACCGAAAGCCCCACCGGTCCGGGATTGGTCGTCGTCGACAAGCCCGCCGGAATGACCAGTCACGACGTGGTGGGGCGCTGCCGACGAATCTTTTCCACCCGGCGGGTGGGCCACGCGGGGACCCTGGACCCGATGGCCACCGGTGTGCTGGTGATCGGAGTCGACCGCGCCACCAAAATCCTCGGCCTGCTGACTGCATCGGAGAAGTCGTATGCGGCCACCATCCGCCTGGGTCAGACCACCTCCACCGAGGACGCCGAAGGCGAACTGCTGCAAACTATTTCGGCCTCACATGTGACGGACCAGGCCGTCGCTGAAGCGATCGCCGGGCTGCGTGGCGACATCGAGCAAGTGCCATCGGCGGTCAGCGCAATCAAGGTCGACGGCAAGCGCGCATACCAACGGGTCCGCGAGGGCGAGGCCGTGGAGCTCAAGGCCCGCCCGGTGCGCATCGACCGGTTCGAGGTGTCGGCGACCCGGCGCCGCGGCGACGTGATCGATCTCGACGTCGACGTCGACTGCTCATCGGGAACCTACATCCGCGCGCTGGCCCGCGACCTCGGCACGGCGCTCGGGGTGGGCGGGCACCTGACGGCGTTGCGGCGCAGCCGGGTCGGGCGCTTCGAGCTGGACCAGGCGCTTACGCTCGACGAACTCGCCGAGCGGCCACGGCTGAGCTGGACGTTGGACGAGGCGTGCCTGCTGGTGTTCCCGCGCCGCGTCCTGACGCCCGAGGAGGCCGAGGCGAGCAGTCACGGCCGGCCGTTGTCGCCGACCGGAATCGACGGCGTCTATGCCGCCAGCGACGACGCCGGCCGGGTGATCGCGCTGCTGCGCGACGAGGGTTCGCGGACCAAGTCGGTCGTGGTGATCCGTCCCGCGACGATGCAGAACGGCACGCTCTGA
- a CDS encoding metallophosphoesterase family protein, whose translation MVGKESGQDSTNGGQPTPQPTLWAVSDLHTGHMGNKPVTESLHPSSPDDWLIVAGDVAERTDEIRWALDLLRRRFAKVIWVPGNHELWTTNRDPNQVFGKARYDYLVNMCDEMGVITPEHPFPVWTERGGPATIVPMFLLYDYTFLPEGALSKAQGLEIARQQNVVATDEFLLSCEPYPSRDAWCRERVDITRARLEQLDWMTPTVLVNHFPLVRDPCDALFYPEFSLWCGTTKTADWHTRYNAVCSVYGHLHIPRTTWYDDVRFEEVSVGYPREWRRRKPYSWLRQILPDPKYAPGYLNDFGGHFTITPEMKAQSEQFREKLRQRQSR comes from the coding sequence GTGGTAGGGAAAGAATCGGGGCAGGACTCGACTAATGGGGGACAGCCGACCCCCCAACCGACGCTGTGGGCGGTCTCCGACTTGCACACCGGCCACATGGGCAATAAGCCGGTCACCGAATCGCTGCATCCGTCGTCGCCGGATGACTGGCTGATTGTCGCCGGCGACGTCGCCGAGCGCACCGACGAGATCCGTTGGGCCCTTGACCTGCTGCGACGCCGGTTCGCCAAGGTGATCTGGGTGCCGGGCAACCACGAGCTGTGGACCACCAATCGCGATCCCAACCAGGTCTTCGGCAAGGCCCGCTACGACTACCTGGTCAACATGTGCGACGAGATGGGCGTGATCACGCCGGAACATCCCTTCCCGGTGTGGACCGAACGCGGCGGCCCGGCGACGATCGTGCCGATGTTCTTGCTCTACGACTACACCTTCTTGCCCGAGGGGGCGCTGAGCAAAGCCCAAGGCCTGGAAATCGCGCGTCAGCAAAACGTGGTGGCCACCGATGAATTCCTGCTCTCCTGCGAGCCGTACCCCAGCCGCGACGCGTGGTGTCGGGAGCGGGTGGACATCACCCGGGCCCGCCTGGAGCAACTCGACTGGATGACACCGACCGTTCTGGTGAACCACTTCCCGTTGGTGCGCGACCCGTGCGACGCGTTGTTCTATCCGGAGTTCTCGCTGTGGTGCGGGACCACCAAGACCGCCGACTGGCACACCCGTTACAACGCCGTCTGCTCGGTCTACGGCCACCTGCACATCCCGCGGACCACGTGGTACGACGACGTGCGCTTCGAGGAAGTCTCGGTCGGCTACCCGCGAGAGTGGCGGCGCCGCAAGCCGTACAGCTGGCTGCGCCAGATCCTTCCCGATCCGAAATACGCGCCCGGCTACCTCAACGACTTCGGCGGTCACTTCACGATCACCCCCGAGATGAAGGCGCAGTCCGAACAGTTCCGGGAAAAGTTGCGGCAGCGACAGTCACGATGA